Part of the Anopheles gambiae chromosome 3, idAnoGambNW_F1_1, whole genome shotgun sequence genome is shown below.
TCCGATTTTTTCTAGCACCCCGACACAAAACTCGCGTGTTTGCAATCAAGGTGTTtttagaaaagaaaaggaaatgtCAAACGTGCTGCGCAGCCAaagtggccagattatttttgcggttttcggtaggtgcatcaaaattttatcggtagttttcggtaggagtttaagattttttcggtagttttcggtaggctttgaagtgttgagcgggggggggggggggggttgtcgGAGATGGAAGCTAATCTGTCCCACGAAGAGCAGCACGAGAAAATaacatcttttatttatttaaaggaGATAGTTTAGATTTAGTTCATAGCGGTCACGTGaggcctttctgaagtgtcgatcTGAAAATTGTACTAGGAAATTTAATCCAACAAATCGTTGGGACTCTAGCAGCAATTGAAcgcgacatcgaacatgaaaaatatatgcacacttaaaaatatttcacgaccTCGGTTAAAAAACTGCCGAAATCCGTCGTCTCTTTCGATTCTTGCTGATATGTCAGTTGAAAAAACCCAGTAGCCGAAAATCAGTAccatttaaaactgaaatatcagttaaataaatatttgaaccGAAACTCGGCAACACAATATGCCGAGCACATACGTTAACACTGCTGTCACCGAGATAATCCGTCAAAATAACCGAGATTTCAGCTTTACTACTTGGATTAGCCGAGGCTCGGTATTCTATCTGTCATTCGCCATTCTGTTAATCTCGtgctaatgaaacgaaaacctGTCGGAGTGATGTTGtgatgtaaaattaaaaatgtaaaaaaagtgaaaatgagtctctcagcgtgaaaaaaacaagaatcaGTAGCGTGCGATCGAGCACAGGTATGGAGCGGGGTTGGAAACTCCATCAGCGCACGCAACCGGTGCTCTTCAGAGCGTCGCTCGGAGCAGTCCCTATTCAAGGATCAGATGAGGAAGCTAATCCGGTTGGTTCAACCTTTGCCAGACCGTTCAGACTTCCAGGATTCATTTCCGGTCACCTACACGAGGTAAGTATCAACACTCGATCACATGAAATCTAAAAAGGGTTTACTCAGACTTGTTTCACTCTGCCCGCTTTACAGAACCGTGCCTGTACCAGTGCCCGCTCCTTGTCCGGCTCATTTTCCTGTACCGGTACCACATCCAAACGCTGTGCCCCATCCGGCGGTTGAATCGGCGCCTGTCCCAACGCTTTCCATCACATCAAAAAACCCATTTGATACGCaaataaaatcactaaaataaaaataaaatgtttttatatttagcCGAGATCTCGATTTGTTCTAACCGAAAATCTCGGTTAAAcgtaaacgtcaaaacaaaatgacatTAACCGAGATGTCGGCAACATAAATTTTACCGAGATCTTTGCCGAGATCTCAGTTGTGCAGATGTCGGCAAAAATTAACCGAGATTCGGCAAATTTTTTTAAGAGTGTGGGATTTTACATGTTCGATGTGTTAACccacaaatcgaacatgtgaacatgtgaacatttttcatgttcgatgtcgtgttctgttgctgctagagcgccgggttacattatctgtcaaattgcaTATACAATTTTATCAGCGCGTTCGACTTCTTGAAGTGCAGACATGGGCCTTAGTTGTCTCTGTTGATCTCCTGGTTCTAGTTGCTAgtgatttccatttccatatATATATTTCCTAGAGTTTTATACATTAAGTGATTTGGGAAATGGTTATATGACTTTTTGGTTagtattacaaaaaaatccttcggaaggataaatgaaaaatcggtagttttagggggCTCATCTGTGAATTGGTAGGCATATCAAAAAtaggtaggaatacagataaatcggtatttctggtcactctgtgCGCAGCTGaaactgcaacaacaacaagaaaaacaacaatcaaaacacacacacgcgaaggAGGTGCATTGCTTgtgaaattaatatttatgtaAGTTTTGTGATACAAATCGTGCCCAACAGCAGCTTCGATAACCTCAGATGCATTGTAATTTTAGCATCGATCGTACAGAATGGGCGGCTGGGCGTTGGAAATCGGAAAAATGGCCCTCTACATGACCTTCCCGGTGGCAATGTTCCACTGGTTCAATCAGCCGGAATATTTCGAGAAGTGGGTGACCGATACGAGACGGCAGCTGTACCCACCGGAAAACCCACAGCACCGGGCTGAGATCGAGAAGTGCATCCGCAACGTACGGGACCGCCACGATCAGGAGCTGCTGAAGGCACTGGAAGAGATGGAGAAtaaggaaaagaaataatcGACTGTGCCGCTGCAATCATTCTTCGCAATGTATATAATCTGTTTTTCGttagaataaaattaaagCTAGTAGTCGCTATGATGTTGAGCTCAATACATGTTGTCGttttatgttgaaaaattgtgataaatttttttgtaaaagtaTCAAAACTATATTGCCCAGTCAAAAAAGTGTATCAAACATCCAACAAATTAGTTCAGCCCGGTGAAAAATATCAGAATGTTGATCGAATGATGTCAAAATAGCACGTGCGCGGTTTGTTTACTTGCATTCGTACACTTGCCGGTGTTGCAGGTTTTCGTTTCGGTTGGAATTTCCTCAAAAAGTAGCCGTAAAAATGGGTGGAAGCTCGAAAAAGTtcaaaaaagcagaaaaatcCAAGATCAAACTAAAGGGAGCCAAACTCCCGAAAGGTGCCAATGTGACGAAAACAAACTTCAAAGTGCGCAAAATAGTCGTACCGGATCAGCTGAAGCAGCGTAATCTGACCAACGCAGCGGTACTGTCCAACAAAAACTTAACCCTGAAGGATTGCCTCGCCAAACTGAAGCTCAACAATGTGTCGTCCAAAAtcgaaggactgcgcggagtgCGAGAAATCATCACGAAAATGCCGTCGGAGCTGCACCGGATGCTCAGCTCGGTGGTCAAAGACGTCTCCAGCCTTTCCATCGACATTGAGCACGATGTGCGGAGGGACGCGTACAAAACGCTCGGATGCATACTGGCCGCTTGTGGGCAGTCCGTGATGGTTCCGTTCTATGAGGTGCTGTTGTCCTTTCTGCGCTGCAGCATGACCCACATTCAGTCGCGAATCCAGGAAGATTCgctcctgctgctggatgtactgctccagtaCCTGCCGGAGCTGGTTGTGGCCAACCGGGACAAGATACTGCCGCAGTTTTTGGACATGATTTCGAAGCTGAGAACGGAATCCAAACCGGGCCGCACGCTGACGATCAATCTCGACAAGCAGTCGACAAGCACGCGGTGGCGCGTGAAGGTGCTCTCGCGGTTGACGGGAATATTGAAAATTCTTATCGACAGCAAGCggacaaaaaatgaaacagcAGAGCCGCTAGAGGAAGCTGTTTCGGTGGCGGAAGATGTAGATAATCCGTAAGAATAATGTTACATGCTCCTACGACATGGTAAAATTACTAACAACAATATTCCTCCTATTGTTAGGTTTGCTTCCAAGGTAGCCGATTATCAACCGGACAAAGCGGTACAAATCAATTACACGTTCGATAGAGCCAGCACAATGTTTTTACCAATCCAAAAGCGTCACCTCTATACGACCTGCCCGATGGATGTGTTGTTCCGCAAGACGACCGGCACGGATAAAGACCTCTCGCTGGGCGATCGGGTCGATGACGGCCGCAAGCTCAAGATGTACGTGGAGATGCTGATGCCAGTGCTGTTTGAATCCTGGCTAGAGGTCCGGCCAACCGGTACCGGTGCGGAACCGGGACAGGAGCACGCCCTAACGCAGGAAGCGGCCGCCACGCTCGAACTGTTGATGGCCATTTTCATACAGCTTTGGGATTTGACCGTTGAGTACTGCGGTGAAACAAACAACGACGATATGAAACGCTGGTTCCGGGAGGAGTACGGTGCCAAATTCTGTACCCACATTCTCGGCGGCTTCCCGTACTACCAGTCCGGCACGGAGACGAAAAGCCAACAGCCCAAGCGATCCAAAACGACGGCTCCGATTTTGAGCGAAAAAACGGTCGATGATCACTGCTATCGGCATAACTTCAACATCTGCTACTTTTACTGCTGCCTGCATGAGCAGTTCCGCGGAGGGAAGAAAAAGTCCCAGCCGTACACGAAAATTGTCGAGTACGTGAAGCGGTGCGTAATGAACTGGAAGTTCCGCGGTGCCGAAGCAACGAACCTGTTGCTGCAAGTCCTGCGCTACATGCTACTCGACACCGACTGTATGGCGGTTAATCAGGAAACGCGCACGCTGCTCCAAACGCTGCTGGAGGTGTACATAACGGCGAAGCTGCCGCAGGAAATCCGCAACCGCATTTTGGTGCTGTTTTGTGACATTATCGTGGGCAGCGATTCGCTATGGCGCCGGTACGGCCAGGAGCTGTTTACGCTCTGGCTCAAGATGTTGCCCAACTTGCTGTGCAAACCGTCGATCGATATGGAGGTGCTGAAGGCGCTGCTTTGTCTGGGGCAGCGTGGCAACGTACCGTTCCTGGAGGTGCTAGAAGCGAATGCGAAGCAGATTGTGGCGAACATGGAAACGATTCGTGTTACGAATGAAGCGGAACAGGGCGAAGGCTTTGTACTGATATGTAATTTACTGTTCTATGTTCGCAAACGGGAACTGATCAGAGAGTTGATCGATTTCGATGCGCTGGGACTGAAGGACGCTACGCAAAGGGAACGCTTGTGTAGTACGCTAGAACTTAAGCTAGGAATGTTACAGGAGTAAGTAATACAAATATCAGTAAAAAtgataagaaataaaaaaaaatcaaagaaatTCATAACAACgcgctttttaattttatttttcgaatGACAAACATTTTGTTGCAGCCTGTACAATCTGGCAACACTGCCACAGCGTATAcgctagtgatgggaaaatgtTCCGGAACAAATTGAGTGGATCGAATCCGTTCACTCATTGAGAGGTGCAGATCCACTCTAACGTCCGGGGTACATTTTCCTTACtagctagtgtaatttcgattttcactaccATATCCGGCGgtggctggtggaagctttttttggtgaaaaggaaaaaaagtacGAACGTACACAACATATGAAATACGtacacaacatatttatctatcaattataaagcttttccagtccattttaagtataaaacatggaaaaataacatttttccccgagttacgtgATACTCTAACTATGTGAATTTTTAGTTTTGACAGTTCATATGTCAAATTGGTacaatttcttcaaaaaattTCCACAGTCTCATTCTAACAGTGGTTGAAGGATCATCTCTTTTTCTCACAGTGAGTTTGATACGAAGTGACACAAATATACACGAACATTTAAACACTACACAAATTACACACAGTTCCAAAATTtcgaaaatattaaatatacaGAAAATAAGGTGGTAAGAAAGAACATAAGTGACGAAGATGGGGGGGGATCCCCCCGGGGGGAGTAGGATTTTCGGATCCTGGTGGTGGATCCTGGATCCCGGATTGGTGAGGATTccggtaaaacaaaaaaacggaaaaaataaCAGAGGTGAGCGAATTATTATAAACGATTCATATGAACCGGAAGAAATCTTCTTAATCGTGGAAAGTGTAACAAAAGGCAAAAGCTTAGCCACATACAACCCTTTTCTCTTTGCAAAGGCAACAGAAAACGCCATTGGAAATGCGCCATTGCAAACTACATTACTTAGAGATGGGAAGATTCTCATCAAGgtgaaaaacagaaaagatgcagaaaaattaaaaaaaataaagcttaGTTGGGGAAAAACGGAAATACAAGTAAAAGTAGAAGAACACAAAACCCTTAATTCTTGCAAGGGTATAGTGAGATGTGATGCCTTCAAATTTATGACGGAAAATGAATTGAAAGAGGGATTAATCAACGATCATGTGTCAGACGTATATATTTTCAAAAGGAAAAACTTTAATGGTGAACTTGCTAATACAAGAACAGCCATCATAACATTCGAAAAAACTAAACCACCCAAGGATATACACATAGGATATTTTAAGGAAAAAGTGGAATTATACATCCCTCTACCAATGAGATGCATGAAATGCATGCACCTCGGTCACATTAAAGCGAAATGTTTTAGGGAAAAAAAATGTGCCAAGTGCAACGAAAATTTTCACGAGACATGTAACAATCCCCCCAAATGTGCAGAATGTGGAGGCAACCACTCTACCCTAGACAAAGAGTGCCCGATATTTAAAGATGAATacgaaataaaaagaatacaAACTATAAACAGAATCACACTCAGAGAGGCTCGAAAAATACGCAGAGACGCAGTGCCTGCAATTCCTAGGACGTACCTAAAAGAAACTTTCGCGAATACAATAGCTAGAAATAATAGGGAACATACCAACACAACAACTAACAACcaaccagaaccagaaaacgaagaagaacaaaacaaccaaagaATAATCATAGAAAAAGTAACAGAGACTCCAAAGaaccaaaaatcaatacaatcgatcgaacaaaacgaaacggatcacataacaacaaaatacattgtaaacagaacagaaaataacacagaaaatgaaaattacatAACAAACAACTACCaagaaaatgaacaaacaataagaaaaagaacaagaagcgaaacaataaatttcagtGACA
Proteins encoded:
- the LOC3291118 gene encoding testis-expressed protein 10 — encoded protein: MGGSSKKFKKAEKSKIKLKGAKLPKGANVTKTNFKVRKIVVPDQLKQRNLTNAAVLSNKNLTLKDCLAKLKLNNVSSKIEGLRGVREIITKMPSELHRMLSSVVKDVSSLSIDIEHDVRRDAYKTLGCILAACGQSVMVPFYEVLLSFLRCSMTHIQSRIQEDSLLLLDVLLQYLPELVVANRDKILPQFLDMISKLRTESKPGRTLTINLDKQSTSTRWRVKVLSRLTGILKILIDSKRTKNETAEPLEEAVSVAEDVDNPFASKVADYQPDKAVQINYTFDRASTMFLPIQKRHLYTTCPMDVLFRKTTGTDKDLSLGDRVDDGRKLKMYVEMLMPVLFESWLEVRPTGTGAEPGQEHALTQEAAATLELLMAIFIQLWDLTVEYCGETNNDDMKRWFREEYGAKFCTHILGGFPYYQSGTETKSQQPKRSKTTAPILSEKTVDDHCYRHNFNICYFYCCLHEQFRGGKKKSQPYTKIVEYVKRCVMNWKFRGAEATNLLLQVLRYMLLDTDCMAVNQETRTLLQTLLEVYITAKLPQEIRNRILVLFCDIIVGSDSLWRRYGQELFTLWLKMLPNLLCKPSIDMEVLKALLCLGQRGNVPFLEVLEANAKQIVANMETIRVTNEAEQGEGFVLICNLLFYVRKRELIRELIDFDALGLKDATQRERLCSTLELKLGMLQE